Within the Cryptococcus neoformans var. neoformans B-3501A chromosome 1, whole genome shotgun sequence genome, the region CACCATAAATGATCGGTGTTTGTTTGCTGCAGAGCGGGAAATAATGCCGTACTCAGGATGAGGAATGGTCAGTGGGATGGTGTAATGCAAGAGTGATTCTTCGGAATGTAAACAAAACACATCgccagaagatgagggcaacaacaacaaccgACAATTATTAAAAAGGAAAGTCGACTTAATAGCCCCCGGTTAAAGGCGTTTCTTAGCTTCCGGGCAATACTTAATCCCGAATAAATAACAATGATACGACTTTATATGCATACGTAACTGACATTTACCCTGAAGGCAGggacaacaacaatcaCGAAAGGATCGTACCACCTTTTTTTGGCGAGGGGACGACTCGCTTCTTCTGTATTTATCAGTCGGCGTTATAGAGCCGGAGAGTGGTATTGGAACAGCATAGAGCACGTCTAGAGAGCAGATATATACCCGCGGCCGCCTCGTTACCCCCACCACGCTCTTTAAAACATCCCAGCAAGCATCCACAGAAAAAAATTAACAAGCAACTTTGTTGACGGCCCGAGAAATCCCCTCGTACGACGGACATTAGCCCCTGCTTCATTGTTTGGCGCTCCTTTCGGCCTGCTTCTTCCGAACGCGAATTCTTCCATGATAACTGTTTAACACGGCTTTCGCTATTCGCTTTTCCTCCTGCACTTTCATCCACCCGTCTGTCTCACAAGTGTCGAACCGACACTGTCCGACTATTTATCTTCTCACATCTCTAACGTCCAGGCGTTTTACTCGGCCGATACCGCGTAGACTTGGTGGTACGATCCTCTCGATTCACAACGTCCGAGTGCTGGTTGACAATCGACTTTCATACCACTTTTTGACTCGTAGTGGATAAGATCACCTCTTGATCTTTTCATATCCGTTTTCGACCTTTCTTATTTGCGAAAACTTTCTACCTGCGTTTACACCTTCGTTCCCCACGTACACCATGGACATCATCCTCGAATACTCTGATGAATACGTTCTTGACAAAGTCTATaatttcctcctcccccatcCCCCGGTTCCCTCATCTCTCACATCGATAAACGCCACTGCTCTTTCGGAATCCTATTCTGGCTCAACGACCTACCACCCTTCTATCGAACCtgcctcccttctccctcgcGACTCTATCATTCGCCAGTCGATATCCCTTTTCACCGTCGCTCTTCTCGGCGCCTATGCCCTCTacttcatcttctgctCACTATCATACTACTATGTGTACGATAGAAGGCTAGAACATCACCCGAAATTCCTTAAAGaccagaagaggaaagaaatcATATCGTCCGTTGTTTCGGCACCGTGGATAGCGTTGATGACCGTGCCGTGGTTCGTCGCTGAGGTGAGAGGGCATAGCATGCTGTATGAGAGCGTGGCAGACTATGGGTGGGGCTACACGGCGTTGAGCGTGTTTATGTTCTTGTTGTTTACGGACTTTGGGATTTACTGGGTGCACCGAATTGAACACCATCCGGCGATCTACAAGCACATCCACAAGCCACATCACAAGTGGATCGGTCAGTTGCCCTTGTCTTTCCGCGAAAATGAAGGTCCTGTACTGATTCTTTGGCTTTTTAGTACCCACCCCGTACGCTGCGCTCGCCTTTCACCCCCTAGACGGCTACGCCCAGTCCCTTCCTTACCAGTACGTCTCCTTTAGCAATCAAGAAGCAGTATGAGCTGACCCGCTTATCTTAGTATCTTCCCATTCTGCTTCCCTCTCCACAAATATGTCTACCTGggcctcttcgtctttgtCCAGTTCTGGACTATCCTCATCCACGATGGCGATATGATCACCGGCCACATATTGGAGAGGTACATCAACGGTCCCGCCCACCATACCTTGCATCACTTATATTTCACTTGCAATTATGGACAGGTGCGTCTTCTATTCTCATTGATATCTCACAAAATGTATTAGTGCTGATGTAAAGATGTTCCCTCTTGTAGTACTTTACTTGGGCAGACCAGTATTTTGACTCATATCGTGACCCCGCTCCTCATCTGGACCCTATCCATGACAGTTTGAaaatgatgagaaagaagggacTGATAGATGAAGCTGGGAACGCTATCCCCCAGGCtagagaagggaagaaggaacaatGAGTTTCATCTACATTCAGGACATTTTTCTCGTTCTTTTATTATAAGAGGactgggaaaaggaggagagggcgTTCATAATTAATGTGGATTATGTGGAGTATAATGACTTTTTTTGTAACTTTAGAGTTAAAAACATGTGATGGGAAGGGCTGGCCAAATTGGCTTGAGTAGTGAAAAGTTCGAGAGAGACGGGAGAaaggagtggaggagatAAGATCAGCAAAAACGTCTAGATCTACGTAGAGATATAGATGAACTTTAGAGCTTTTTTGTTTGACCTGGCTGCTCTGGCCGATTGTGTTCCTGTCCGGTTTCTATTTCTTAATTTTCAGCTTCACAAGGCTGGCCGACGACAtttttgatttttttttcattgcGAGCAAATTGTCTGTCGCGTTTTCCGCGCCTTCCAATCAATTCCTATTTTGCAACATCTAGCACGCCTAACTTCTGGAACACCTTCGGCCTCGACTAATCTAAATTCATGATCAATCCGTCTTTCCCTTGAACCTACTTGTTTCATATAAAAAAATCCCGCAAGGGTCTACGCCCAGGCAAAATATCGGACCCACCTATAGATTACTACGCCGTCCTCGGCTTACTGCCCGGTGCCGATACGGGAGAGGTCAATAAAGCGTGGAGAAAGCTGGTTTTGCTCGTGAGTCAAAAAGTcttatttcttctctccttcagaCTCCTAGTGTCACGTAAACTTATGTTTTTGACGTAAAGCATCACCCGGATAAGAACCCTTCTTCTAAACAAAATCTTGCGACTACGCAAACCAATCCGAAAGAGAACCCAAATGGGAATGGGACGAGAAATCTAGAGACTGAAATGCTGAACGAAAAGATCCATCTCATCAATCAAGCACGTCTCGTTCTTACTTCCCCCCAACTGAAAGATGAGTGGCTGGCCTCTTTTTCCGCGTGGGCACGTTCGTCTCAAGGAATACAAGGTCTTCATGAAACGGGTGGCTCTTTGAAAgcaggaggtggaggaagaggaccaCATGTCTTTCGGCATATTTCTCTGGATGAGTTTACGCCGCATTATGTGGATGGTACTGCAGAGAACGAACACGAAGAGAATGCggacgagaaggaagaagaagaggaagaggagccgCAGTATTTTACCTACCCATGCCGTTGTTCAGGTCAGTTTATGATTTCGCTGGAGcagctggaagaaggggtaGAGGTTGTGGGCTGTGAAGGGTGTGGGGAGTGGGTGAGGGTAGGGTATGAGGTTGTGGAGGATGTTTAAGGGAGGTGGGGAGGAGTATGGGTGGAACGGATGGGGAGTAAGCGATTCGATTATTCGATTATTCGATTGTTAGTGATTCGGGGGGTTGGTAGCATATTTGCGTAGAACTTTTGGGCATCTGATGTTGAGGCTTTTTGTTGTATGAACAGTCTGTAGCAATAATAGCCTTGCCTTGAGATCTTTaatgaggaaaggaaggacaTTGGGGTGCTTGTTGTAGCCAGCTTGCTGAGGACCCTGCCTATGTCCGATGCGGAGGAACGGTgcaaggaagagagggcaTAATTTGTAGTAGCATCCGTCATGGCACGGTTCTTCAATTCATTTCATGCTTTTTTGATCGAAAACTCGAGAATGGCGGCCGTCGCCGATTTGATTCCCTGCTGAtaaaatggaagaagaagaagaagagttaCGAACGGGTGGAGGGCTCGAGGCGCGCTCGCGTGGATTCTCCCATCATTAGCGCTAGTTTCattctccctcttttcccaACATCCGTCTGTCCCCTCGCCATACCCAGGCGTTCAGGTGAGTGCCCCATCCCTTGCCACTCGCAGCACGGACCaccaaggaaggaaggaagaaggaacaagCTGATGTAGTATGCTGGTTGACGTACACTGCCGTCCTTCAGGAAGAAAAAATTAGTTAACAAGGCATCTGAGGGGGTCAGACACGCCGTACGGTGCAATAGACGAcgcaaaagaagagatcaaGGACTCTTTTGTGAGTGTCGCGAGCTAcgctgaggaagaaggtgcaTATGCTGACGGAGCGCACGCAGCGCGATAACTGAATAATACGCTATTACTGAGGGGCAATTCAAAATATACATATCGACGCAGCACGCCGTACGCTTATCTCTTCAGACACTCCACGTTAGATACTAACGCTTCGCCAGATGTCATACAATGCTTCAGGCGGCTGGGGAGCCGGCCCGCAACAGGCTGAAAACGTAGAcgatggtggatggggtGGACCTCCCGAGGCAGTCGAATGGGCCCCGCCCGGTGCTTGGCCTTCCGATCCCCCTCCCAAACCTGCTCCAACTGCTACAGCTGAGATCAGCCAACCTGCCCCTGCTCCAGAGCCTACACCTGCTCCGGTCCAAGCTGAATCAGTCAAGACTGGCGCAAGCGAAACccaagaagctgaagatggCGGCGGCTGGGGTGGTTCTGCCGAAGTTGTCAACCCGGCTTCCGTCCCTattcctccttccaccGCTGCCACCTCCACAGTCTCCGCTGCATCCGTCtctgttccttcttctgatGTGGGTGCTGATGCCGGCGAGACCCAAGACGATAATGCCGGCGGCTGGGGTGGCGAACCCGCCAAGCCCTCTGCCGACAACGAGGACGATCGGACCGCTCCGGTTACTGGCAATGTTACTTTGAACGGATGGGATGGATCTCAGCATGCGCAAAAGGGCGTGAGCGATGGCGAATGGAAGCAGCCTGAACCTGAGCCTCAGCAAGATAACGCCGGTGGATGGGGTGCCGAGCCTGCGTCTTTGAAGACTAGCAACAGCGACAATGATGCTGGTGGTTGGGGATCGCCCGAGCCACAACAGGCCAATGGTGGCTGGGATGCTCCCGTTCCCTCGTCCAACGACAACGCCGGCGGGTGGGAAGAGCCTCAGCCCCCTGTTCGTGCTCCTAGGAGTCAGACTTCCAATTCTGGTGGATGGGACTCTCAATCCCAATCCACCGGTAATGGCAACGCCGGTGGTTGGGACAACACCGATACACAGTCTATCCACTCTCAACGTTCGCAATCCGCCGTTCACTCGGCACATCTCTCCCGACAATCCGGGCCCCAGTCTCAATCTCGGTCAATCAACTATGGCTACGGTGGCGGCCGGGACGCTTCTGATGTGGGCGTGTATATCCCCGATGCAGTCGTGAGTCGAGGACCATGGGACAGACCGTTTGTCATGCCGCAGAGCGATAATGGATGGGCCGGGTTTGCcgcgaggaggagaggtgggGCAGCGGGAGGTGCGGGGAGGGGAGGGTATGGTGATAATGGAGGAAGACAGCCTCAGcgtcagcagcagcagcaaggtGGCTGGGACGCCGAACCTGCTCAGGCATCCGGCGGATGGGGAAGTGAATCCGTCCAGCAATCTTCTGGCGGATGGAACGCCGAGCCTACGCAACAGTCCTCTGGTGGATGGGGAGCTGAACCTGCCCAAACCTTTTCTAATGATGCCGacgatggaggatggggtGCTGATCCCGCTCCTATCAAGTCTACTTCCACTTCTGTCTCTGCCTCTGCGCCTGTTCCCGCTCCAGCTCCAGCTCCCGTGCCAGCTCAAGCTCAGGTAGATAACAATGCTGGTGGCTGGAGTGCTGACCCTGTGCCCGCTGCCGACTCCTCCAGCGACGATGCCGGTGGCTGGGGTTCACCCGAGCCTGTGCAGAGGACACCCAAGGCCAAAACCAAGGTTGTGGATGATGCCGGTGGATGGGGTGCTGAGCCTGCTCCTGTACCTGTCCAGACCAACCAAGCTCAGTCAAATGACGACACAGGGGGATGGGGTGCGGAGCCCGCTAGCAATGGAAGTGGCGATACCGGCGGATGGGGTGACACCACTCAATCTCAAccccaatcccaatcccaatccaACTCTGGCAGTGGCGGATGGGGTGACGATacccaatcccaatctcAGTCTCAGTCCCAGAATAGCGGCGGATGGGGCGACGAGCCTGCTCCTTTGGGCGAAAACAACTGGGGTAGCCGAAGTGGCGGGGGAGCTTCCCAACAGCCTACTGAGAGTGGGTTTGGAGGTGGCTTGCAGGGCGGCTACAgcagtggtggtggtgatggaagaggcCGAGGCTTTGGGGGAGAGTGTCATCACTGTGGAAAGACCGGCCATATTGTAAGTTTGTCCCGTGATAGTTGTAAAGGTCAAAGATTGTAAGCAGGGCAGTTGCTGATATATTGTCCATGGGTAGGCTCGTATGTGCCCTGACACTGGATACTCTGGTTCTCCCAATGATTGCTTCCGATGTCAACAACCTGGTCACATGGTGAGTCTTTTTTGTTCAATTTTTCATTCTACGGGAAATTGGTTCTGATGTGCAATGTCGTGATTGTAGGCTCGTGAATGCCCCAACACCTTTGGCGGTGGAGATGCCTGTTTCAAATGCGGTCAGCCTGGTCACTTTGTGAGTCTTTCCATGATGTAATGCTTGAACAAATGGTTGGCCGAGCTGATCGATGGGAATCGCGTTAGGCTCGTGAATGTCCTGGCGCGTatggtggcggtggtggcggCTTTGGCGGCAGTAATGGTGGTTTCCGTGGCGGCTTTGCCCCTCCCGCTTCTGGTGCCAACGCTGTCACGAACGTTACTGGTGCCACTGGCTGGGGCTTCCGAAAAGCTTACCTCTCCCAAAACCCTAATGCCGGGGAACGTAGTCAGAGCTCTTGGGATTCCTCCAACTTCAACTCTGGCGGTGGTAACGGTGGGGGGGACAACAGCAACGGTTCCGGTACCGATCGCCCTGCTCGTACATCGTGGAAGGATGACGCCAGCTCTGGGCACAGCGCACTCTCTCGCGACAGAGACCTCACTGGCTGGTCCGTTCATGAAAAATGGGAAAATGAGAAAGTCAGTTTGCCCAAGCACAAGCGAGAGATTCTCGCAGGACAGTCATggttggaggaagatgatggcaCGTCGCTCGCGGCTGAGGCGGTCGTGGAGGATGATAACACTAGCAGCGGATGGGGCGCGATGAAAGCCGCGCGAGCAAACCAACCCGAGCCCAAGACGGAAGACGACggtggatggggaggagCGCCTGTGCCTGCCCAGAaccaagatgaagatgatggaggatggggcGGCGCGCCTGTTGCTCTGCCCTCCGGCGGTAAAGAAGATGCTGGCGGATGGGGAGACAACGGGGGCAGCAATGATGGTGAAATGGGTGGTGGACCGGAGACGACTCCCAAAGCCCAGCCTGCGCGACTGAAACCCGAGCCTTCTGCTCAGTCTCAGCCTCAAACTGGTGGATGGGATGTGGAGCCGGTGCAACCTCAAGCCCAAACTAGTTCAGACGACAACGCCGGCGGATGGGGTGCTGAACCTGTTAGTAACGGAGCGAACGACGATGCTGGTGGATGGGGCGCCCCCGAACCTAAGCAAATCTCCCGCCCATCTAACGGTGGTGGATGGGGCGCGTCTGAACCTGAGCCTGTAAGCAGTGGCGGTGGTAGTGGATGGGGTCAACAGGGCGGTCGAGGTAACTTTGGCGGCAATGTTAGTCCTCTTGCGTGCTTTAAAAAAAACATAAATAGCTAACGTCGTGTAGGACTCTTCGGGCACTTCTATTAGCAGTCAAGCCGGTCGTCGCCCAGGTGTACGCACCCCTTGGGCGGAGAGGTCTGTTATGAAGACTAACCAAACTGGGAAGTGGGGCAACGATGGCTTTGAGCAGCTTGAGAGAGATTGGCAGACGTATGGTCGAGGTGGCTTTGGTGGTCGCGGACGCGGTGCACGTGAGTGTTTTGCTTTAGTTGAGGTTGTATGACCACTTTGCTGAACATGAAGTTTTCATCGAATAGCTCGGGGACGTGGTGGATTTGGCGGTGGTTTTGGCTCTCGcggtgatgatggtgataaCTTCCAGTCTAGGGACAATGGATGGGGCGCTCGTGCTTCTTCCAATGCTAACGATAATGGTGCCTTTGCCCCCACCGCTTCCAATGTGAATGCCGGTGGTTGGGATGCAACTCCCGCGCCTGTTCCCGATGCGTCGTCGAACAACGATGATGGCGGATGGGGTAGTGCGCCTGCTCCTGTTCCTgccgcttcttccaataATGACGATGGTGGATGGGCTGGTGAGCCTGCTCCTGTCTCTGCCCCTGCTGCCCCGTCAAACGAGGATCATGGTGGATGGGCTGGTGAGCCCGACTCTGTGACCGCACCTGTGCAGTCCACTCAAGCTCAAGCCGACGATGGCGGATGGAGGGGTGAGCCCGAAAAGCAGAGTTCTGTTCCAGCATCTACTGCTCCTGTCCAGGAATCTGCATCTGCGGATGATGACGGTGGATGGGGTGGCGAACcagagaaggttgaggtTGCTCGCGGCCCTGACTCCATTCCAGTCTCCGCTTCCAAAGAGGAGACCAAGCccgaggaggacgacggTGGATGGGGTAATGagtcgaagaaggtcgaggCGCCTGTTGCTCCTGCGCCTGCTCCAGTTGAGGAACCCAGGACGGAGCCTGAAGATGGCGGATGGGGTGGAGAGCCTGAAAAGGTCGAGCAACCTCAAGAAAAGCGACCCGTTGAAGCCGAACAGCCAGAATCGAAAGCTGACGAGGAGTCCAAACCCGCCATCAAGGCTGAAATCAATCCCGCTTCCGATTCCAAGCCTTCCTCTGTCGCAGGTTCGGTCAAGGCCGAGTCTGTTTCTTCCAAGCAAGACGCTGAGCACCATACTCCCAAGTCGGTCGCCTCTAGCCTCCGGGAATcctctgctcctccttcccaaGGCGCTTCCTCCCCTCGACCCTTTGCTCAGCCGTTTACCCCTCGAACTGTGCAAAACTCGCTCCTTTTCGCTAGCCCTGTGCAGCGACACATCTCCCCAGTGCCTTCGATCGTGGGTGCCGGCTATCTCGACGGCCGAGCGTCACCCTTCACCCCGGGTTACATTTCCCCTCTTGCTGCTCCTGGGCCTTACCCCATCCCTGCTGCCCCTGTCGGTGTCCCTCCTGTCCCTGCTTACACCGCACCCATTCCAGTTATTCCAGCGGTGAGCCCGCCCATCCAGCCTTCCGGCCCGCGATACTTTGAGCCTGCCAGGTCCGACTCTCGAGTCTCCATCAAGACGCCTAATGGTGCGCCTGTCATGTCACCTGCTGGATCCAACGCATCGCTCCCTACAAGCTCGCCCGTTGGCCAGGCTGGGTACTATGAAGTCCCCCATGTACCTGTCGGGCAAGAAGGCTACTACCAGCAGGCGATGAACCCTTATGACTCCATGTCATCTCATGTCAGTGTCCCTGTTGCCGTGGGCGGGCAGGGTATGTCCGGCTTTGTGGAAGGTCCTGATGGGGCTTATTATCCCGTCAGTCAGCAGCCTGGGTATGGGTACCGACCGTTTGGGTACGGTATGTGAAGACAGGCGACATCTATTACGTGTGGCGGGATGGTGTGCAGAAAGCTGGATAAAGAGGTAAAGATGTAAAAAAAAGATATCAGTGAATGTTTACGAGATTCGGGAGGATCATAGCTGGATATTTGATAAAGTTTTCAAAGTTGAAAGGTTTCTTTCTTATTTATTTTACTTTTTGAAGCATAAGCATATTAGGGGAGGGCATGGAGATGTATGCATTTCGTTCGTTTTGGAAGCCTAGCATTCCCTATTcagcttcctttttcttatAATACTTCATCATATGACAACTAGTCTACAAGAGATTTCTCGTTATTAACCCATGGTAGATTCTTCTTGGCGAATCCCCCGGCTTTTTAATCCCccggggaggagggggattGATCTATACTTTCCATCGTCTACCTAACAACCAAAGGCCTAGACTACCCACGAAGCACGATACGGCGCAGACGATAAAGGTTACTCTAAAACAATGTGTACCATGGCATTCTGTCTGAGAATctgaagggatggaaaggagggCGTAGAGGTACTGCGGTTTAGAAGATGAACCGAGAGAATGTCAGTCAATTCAAGGTAATAAAAAAAGGGAACGCGAAAGAACGTACGGAATAGACGACAGACCCGAGTGCCGCGAAATACGAAATCATTCCCCATGCTAAACCAAAGTTTGTCGGCCCGAAATGAAGCGATACGATCGCAGGCTTTTAAAATAGTCAGCTCGacagaagaaaggaaaaaaaaaaaaagacgacACGGGGACATACGGTAAGTGTGAACAGCGCGCCATACATCCCTCCCACACCTACACTAAGCACCCACAAGCGCTTCTCCCCTTTTCCCCCTTGTAAACCGGCTGCGGCAAAGACGTACACTCcaccgaggaggagggcaCAGGTACCTGTCATGGCCGCTCTGCTCATTCTCACTTTATGGATCTGTTTCCATAGATGTGGCGGTTCAGGGTGTGCTCTTTCCCTATCGTCCCCATCCCCTGCCGCAATCGCatgatgatcatcatcatcatgtgGTGAGGGTGTAGAGGCAAGAGGATCGTCTTGATCGGGACGGTAAGCCGGGTTGGGAACCGCGGTGGGCGGCGGAGAGAGATAGTCTGCCAAGAAACCTGTAA harbors:
- a CDS encoding hypothetical protein (Match to EST gb|CF191785.1|CF191785; HMMPfam hit to Sterol_desat, Sterol desaturase, score: 243.1, E(): 4.9e-70) — encoded protein: MDIILEYSDEYVLDKVYNFLLPHPPVPSSLTSINATALSESYSGSTTYHPSIEPASLLPRDSIIRQSISLFTVALLGAYALYFIFCSLSYYYVYDRRLEHHPKFLKDQKRKEIISSVVSAPWIALMTVPWFVAEVRGHSMLYESVADYGWGYTALSVFMFLLFTDFGIYWVHRIEHHPAIYKHIHKPHHKWIVPTPYAALAFHPLDGYAQSLPYHIFPFCFPLHKYVYLGLFVFVQFWTILIHDGDMITGHILERYINGPAHHTLHHLYFTCNYGQYFTWADQYFDSYRDPAPHLDPIHDSLKMMRKKGLIDEAGNAIPQAREGKKEQ
- a CDS encoding hypothetical protein (HMMPfam hit to zf-CCHC, Zinc knuckle, score: 99.0, E(): 1.1e-26), yielding MSYNASGGWGAGPQQAENVDDGGWGGPPEAVEWAPPGAWPSDPPPKPAPTATAEISQPAPAPEPTPAPVQAESVKTGASETQEAEDGGGWGGSAEVVNPASVPIPPSTAATSTVSAASVSVPSSDVGADAGETQDDNAGGWGGEPAKPSADNEDDRTAPVTGNVTLNGWDGSQHAQKGVSDGEWKQPEPEPQQDNAGGWGAEPASLKTSNSDNDAGGWGSPEPQQANGGWDAPVPSSNDNAGGWEEPQPPVRAPRSQTSNSGGWDSQSQSTGNGNAGGWDNTDTQSIHSQRSQSAVHSAHLSRQSGPQSQSRSINYGYGGGRDASDVGVYIPDAVVSRGPWDRPFVMPQSDNGWAGFAARRRGGAAGGAGRGGYGDNGGRQPQRQQQQQGGWDAEPAQASGGWGSESVQQSSGGWNAEPTQQSSGGWGAEPAQTFSNDADDGGWGADPAPIKSTSTSVSASAPVPAPAPAPVPAQAQVDNNAGGWSADPVPAADSSSDDAGGWGSPEPVQRTPKAKTKVVDDAGGWGAEPAPVPVQTNQAQSNDDTGGWGAEPASNGSGDTGGWGDTTQSQPQSQSQSNSGSGGWGDDTQSQSQSQSQNSGGWGDEPAPLGENNWGSRSGGGASQQPTESGFGGGLQGGYSSGGGDGRGRGFGGECHHCGKTGHIARMCPDTGYSGSPNDCFRCQQPGHMARECPNTFGGGDACFKCGQPGHFARECPGAYGGGGGGFGGSNGGFRGGFAPPASGANAVTNVTGATGWGFRKAYLSQNPNAGERSQSSWDSSNFNSGGGNGGGDNSNGSGTDRPARTSWKDDASSGHSALSRDRDLTGWSVHEKWENEKVSLPKHKREILAGQSWLEEDDGTSLAAEAVVEDDNTSSGWGAMKAARANQPEPKTEDDGGWGGAPVPAQNQDEDDGGWGGAPVALPSGGKEDAGGWGDNGGSNDGEMGGGPETTPKAQPARLKPEPSAQSQPQTGGWDVEPVQPQAQTSSDDNAGGWGAEPVSNGANDDAGGWGAPEPKQISRPSNGGGWGASEPEPVSSGGGSGWGQQGGRGNFGGNDSSGTSISSQAGRRPGVRTPWAERSVMKTNQTGKWGNDGFEQLERDWQTYGRGGFGGRGRGAPRGRGGFGGGFGSRGDDGDNFQSRDNGWGARASSNANDNGAFAPTASNVNAGGWDATPAPVPDASSNNDDGGWGSAPAPVPAASSNNDDGGWAGEPAPVSAPAAPSNEDHGGWAGEPDSVTAPVQSTQAQADDGGWRGEPEKQSSVPASTAPVQESASADDDGGWGGEPEKVEVARGPDSIPVSASKEETKPEEDDGGWGNESKKVEAPVAPAPAPVEEPRTEPEDGGWGGEPEKVEQPQEKRPVEAEQPESKADEESKPAIKAEINPASDSKPSSVAGSVKAESVSSKQDAEHHTPKSVASSLRESSAPPSQGASSPRPFAQPFTPRTVQNSLLFASPVQRHISPVPSIVGAGYLDGRASPFTPGYISPLAAPGPYPIPAAPVGVPPVPAYTAPIPVIPAVSPPIQPSGPRYFEPARSDSRVSIKTPNGAPVMSPAGSNASLPTSSPVGQAGYYEVPHVPVGQEGYYQQAMNPYDSMSSHVSVPVAVGGQGMSGFVEGPDGAYYPVSQQPGYGYRPFGYGM